In a genomic window of Virgibacillus sp. SK37:
- the mutL gene encoding DNA mismatch repair endonuclease MutL, translated as MKIIQMPDALANKIAAGEVVERPASVVKELVENSIDANSTWIKVELMEAGLQHIKITDDGEGMAEDDCEHAFLRHATSKIKNETDLFHVKTLGFRGEALASIASVSRLTIKTSQGYHAGTVLELEGGKMVERRKGDARRGTEITVDDLFFNTPARLKYMKTIHTELGHITDLLNRLALSHPQIRFEATHNGKGLFKTPGTGDVLQVISQVYGMGVARKMLPIKKETLDFSIQGYIAKPEITRASRNYVSTIINGRYIKSIPLTQAIIRAYHTLLPIGRSPIVVLDIKMDPILVDVNVHPTKLEVRFSKEKELFSAIEDTIRNKFREITLIPEMQQKAVRKEVTHQNTMDFGDSSTQEVRYPTYEETIREQSYQEAEEPSHKESEEVNTHHSNDFVDDYYIPSPQADMKEEKSILNEKQTASHTQRVPIMYPIGQLQGTYILAQNENGLYMIDQHAAQERIKYEFFKKKLGTTTNESQELLIPLTFEFSKQESLFIDTYKEELEKVGLFFEPFGHQTYVIRSHPNWFPNGFEEEVIREMIDQIMNEERVNIEIIREEAAILMSCKRSIKANHYLNHDDMFRLLEDLRKTTDPFTCPHGRPIIVHFSSYELEKMFKRVM; from the coding sequence TAGCCAACAAAATAGCTGCTGGGGAAGTAGTAGAACGCCCTGCATCTGTTGTAAAAGAATTAGTAGAAAATAGCATTGATGCAAACAGTACATGGATAAAAGTTGAACTTATGGAAGCTGGTCTCCAGCATATTAAAATCACCGATGATGGGGAAGGGATGGCGGAGGACGATTGTGAACATGCATTCCTGCGCCATGCCACGAGTAAAATAAAAAACGAAACAGATTTATTTCATGTAAAAACATTGGGGTTTCGTGGAGAAGCATTAGCAAGTATTGCATCAGTAAGCCGACTAACTATAAAAACCTCGCAAGGTTATCATGCTGGCACTGTATTGGAATTAGAAGGCGGGAAAATGGTTGAAAGAAGAAAAGGAGATGCACGCCGTGGTACGGAGATTACAGTAGATGATTTATTTTTTAATACTCCTGCTCGATTAAAGTATATGAAAACTATTCATACAGAACTGGGACATATAACTGATTTGTTAAATCGACTTGCATTGTCACATCCGCAAATCAGGTTTGAAGCTACTCACAATGGAAAAGGATTATTTAAAACTCCTGGCACAGGCGATGTTTTGCAAGTCATATCACAAGTATATGGTATGGGAGTTGCCCGAAAAATGCTGCCAATCAAGAAGGAGACTTTGGATTTTTCCATTCAAGGTTATATAGCAAAACCTGAAATTACGAGGGCTTCCAGAAATTATGTATCTACCATCATCAATGGCAGGTATATAAAAAGTATTCCTTTAACACAGGCAATTATCCGTGCATACCACACCTTGCTACCGATTGGCAGGTCTCCCATTGTAGTCTTAGATATAAAAATGGATCCTATATTAGTAGATGTAAATGTTCATCCAACAAAGCTTGAAGTACGGTTCAGTAAAGAAAAAGAACTATTTTCAGCAATCGAAGATACAATTAGAAACAAATTTCGGGAAATTACCCTCATACCAGAAATGCAACAGAAAGCGGTAAGGAAAGAGGTAACCCATCAAAATACGATGGATTTTGGTGATAGTTCAACACAAGAAGTAAGATATCCTACGTATGAAGAGACTATACGAGAACAAAGCTACCAGGAAGCCGAAGAACCTTCTCATAAAGAGAGCGAAGAAGTAAATACGCATCATTCTAATGATTTTGTAGATGATTATTATATCCCCTCTCCTCAAGCTGATATGAAAGAGGAGAAGTCAATTTTAAATGAAAAGCAGACTGCTTCTCATACCCAACGGGTTCCAATTATGTATCCCATTGGCCAGTTACAGGGCACGTATATTCTAGCTCAAAACGAGAATGGGTTATATATGATTGATCAACATGCTGCCCAAGAAAGAATTAAATATGAATTTTTCAAGAAAAAGCTTGGAACAACAACCAATGAGTCGCAAGAATTGTTAATTCCTCTAACTTTTGAATTTTCCAAGCAAGAATCTCTGTTTATTGATACTTATAAAGAGGAATTAGAAAAGGTTGGTTTGTTTTTTGAGCCTTTTGGTCATCAAACATATGTGATTCGTTCACACCCTAATTGGTTTCCTAATGGTTTTGAAGAAGAGGTTATTCGTGAGATGATCGACCAAATTATGAATGAAGAAAGAGTAAATATTGAAATTATAAGGGAAGAAGCTGCTATTTTAATGTCCTGTAAAAGATCCATTAAAGCTAACCATTACTTGAACCATGA